One region of Maribacter dokdonensis DSW-8 genomic DNA includes:
- the hemN gene encoding oxygen-independent coproporphyrinogen III oxidase produces the protein MCSLVQKYNIPGPRYTSYPTVPFWDVNTFSGKKWEETVKKSFHASNSLTGISLYIHLPFCENMCTFCGCHKRITKRHDVELPYIKSILKEWSLYRAMFDEKPVIKELHLGGGTPTFFSPEHLVFLIEGILRHADKASDAEFSFEGHPNNTTKEHLQALYDVGFRRVSFGVQDYNETVQKAIHRIQPFDNVKNVTEWAREIGYTSISHDIIFGLPHQKLEHVINTIEKTKELKPDRIAFYSYAHVPWLAGNGQRGYNEEDLPTGDEKRKQYELGKELLLKFGYHEIGMDHFALETDSLYQAMEKGSLHRNFMGYTSFNTHLMVGLGASSISDSWFGFAQNVKNVEEYQNLVENDIIPLYRGHILTDEDQIIRRHILNLMCQFKTTWTAFKLYLPQMDDILDRLKELEEDGIVTVKENSLTITEKGRPFVRNVCMAFDLPLQKKKPNTRLFSMTV, from the coding sequence ATGTGCTCGCTTGTTCAAAAGTATAATATACCAGGACCCAGATATACAAGTTACCCTACCGTACCTTTTTGGGATGTAAATACCTTCTCAGGTAAGAAATGGGAAGAAACGGTGAAAAAAAGTTTTCATGCCAGTAATTCTTTGACCGGTATCAGTCTCTATATTCATTTACCGTTTTGCGAAAACATGTGCACGTTCTGCGGATGTCATAAGCGAATTACCAAAAGGCATGATGTAGAATTACCTTATATAAAATCGATCTTAAAAGAATGGAGTTTGTATAGGGCAATGTTCGATGAAAAACCAGTTATAAAAGAATTGCATTTGGGTGGTGGTACACCTACTTTTTTTAGTCCAGAACATTTAGTGTTTTTAATTGAGGGTATTTTAAGACACGCCGATAAAGCCTCTGATGCCGAATTTAGTTTTGAGGGGCACCCTAACAACACCACTAAAGAACATTTACAGGCATTATATGATGTAGGATTTAGAAGAGTAAGTTTTGGAGTACAGGATTACAATGAAACGGTTCAAAAAGCAATACACAGAATTCAACCTTTTGATAATGTAAAAAATGTTACTGAATGGGCTAGGGAAATAGGATATACATCAATAAGTCATGATATCATTTTTGGGTTACCGCATCAAAAACTTGAACATGTGATAAATACTATTGAAAAGACCAAGGAGCTTAAACCGGACCGTATTGCTTTTTATAGTTATGCACATGTTCCCTGGTTGGCAGGTAATGGGCAAAGAGGCTATAATGAAGAAGATTTACCGACTGGTGATGAAAAGCGAAAACAATATGAACTTGGCAAAGAACTCTTGTTAAAATTTGGCTATCACGAAATTGGAATGGACCATTTTGCGCTTGAGACCGATAGTTTATATCAAGCGATGGAGAAGGGAAGTCTACATAGAAATTTTATGGGCTATACAAGTTTTAATACCCATTTAATGGTAGGCTTAGGAGCTTCTAGTATAAGTGATAGCTGGTTTGGTTTTGCACAGAACGTGAAAAATGTAGAGGAATATCAAAATCTGGTGGAAAATGATATTATACCGTTATATAGAGGACATATTTTAACGGATGAAGATCAAATAATTAGAAGGCATATCTTAAATTTAATGTGCCAGTTTAAAACAACTTGGACAGCCTTTAAACTATATCTACCGCAAATGGATGACATTCTAGATCGACTTAAAGAATTGGAGGAAGATGGAATTGTAACCGTTAAGGAAAATAGTTTAACCATAACAGAGAAGGGTAGACCATTTGTGCGAAATGTGTGTATGGCATTTGATTTGCCTTTACAAAAGAAAAAGCCAAATACTCGGTTGTTTTCAATGACCGTTTAA
- a CDS encoding FixH family protein, which produces MKINWGTGIVIAIIAFISFIMFFVVKMTTSHDANHDLVTEEYYKAELGYQKEIDAETNARAASSQIRLKKSPEGLLVIFPDGFNDTNINGIVSLYRPSNKNLDFNLPISLSNSQLLIPDNQLLEGRWDIKIFWEYAGKEFLHKESITL; this is translated from the coding sequence ATGAAAATAAATTGGGGTACCGGTATTGTAATAGCTATTATAGCTTTCATTAGTTTTATTATGTTTTTTGTGGTTAAAATGACCACAAGTCATGATGCCAACCATGATCTGGTGACAGAAGAATATTATAAAGCAGAGCTTGGCTATCAAAAAGAAATAGATGCGGAGACCAACGCACGTGCAGCGTCGTCACAAATAAGACTCAAAAAATCTCCAGAGGGTTTACTCGTTATTTTTCCCGATGGATTTAATGATACCAATATCAATGGTATCGTATCCCTTTATAGACCTTCCAACAAGAATTTGGATTTTAATTTGCCCATTAGTTTATCCAATTCACAATTGCTCATACCGGACAATCAATTGTTGGAAGGTCGTTGGGATATAAAAATTTTCTGGGAATATGCCGGTAAAGAATTTTTACATAAAGAAAGTATAACCTTATAA
- a CDS encoding universal stress protein: MKKIIVLTDFSEPSENALKAAADLAKKHDVELFVVHMLELNQAILTSPDGMYIEQTVFLVKLAEKNLEEFLQKPYLDGIKVTPVIKHYKVYSELDAIAEEHNADLIVMGSNGSSGFEEIFIGSNAEKVVRNATVPVLVIKGEVNGLSIDRFVFACDFNDDNLPAFQKAREFADMINAKMEVVFINTPNDAFMSNRDAYQKINKFLTKANAAVQVEIYNDYSVEQGILNYGNTILADAIAMPTHGRKGISHLFNGSIGEDVVNHARIPVITFKI; the protein is encoded by the coding sequence ATGAAAAAAATTATAGTACTTACAGATTTTTCAGAACCTTCGGAAAACGCCTTAAAAGCTGCTGCGGATCTGGCTAAAAAGCATGATGTGGAACTTTTTGTGGTGCATATGTTAGAGCTTAACCAAGCCATATTGACCTCACCGGATGGTATGTATATAGAACAGACCGTCTTTTTAGTAAAACTGGCAGAGAAAAACTTGGAAGAGTTTCTACAAAAACCATATTTAGACGGTATAAAAGTGACACCGGTCATTAAACATTATAAAGTTTACAGTGAGTTAGACGCTATTGCAGAAGAACACAATGCAGATTTAATAGTAATGGGCTCTAATGGTTCTAGCGGATTTGAAGAAATATTCATTGGTTCAAATGCCGAAAAGGTAGTTAGAAATGCTACTGTTCCGGTATTGGTCATAAAAGGTGAAGTAAATGGCCTAAGCATTGATAGATTTGTATTTGCCTGTGATTTCAATGACGATAACTTACCGGCTTTTCAAAAAGCCAGAGAGTTTGCAGACATGATCAATGCTAAAATGGAAGTAGTGTTCATAAATACGCCTAATGATGCCTTTATGAGCAATAGGGATGCATATCAAAAAATAAATAAGTTTCTTACGAAAGCGAATGCCGCCGTTCAGGTTGAAATCTACAATGACTATAGTGTAGAGCAAGGAATCTTAAATTATGGTAATACCATTTTAGCAGATGCCATTGCAATGCCTACCCATGGTAGAAAAGGAATTTCACATCTGTTTAATGGCAGTATAGGGGAAGATGTTGTCAACCATGCAAGAATACCCGTGATTACCTTTAAAATATAG
- the ccoN gene encoding cytochrome-c oxidase, cbb3-type subunit I, protein MEVQQFYYDNKIVKNFLYATMFWGIVGMSVGLLLAFMFMFPNLTDGISWLSFGRLRPLHTNAVIFAFVGNAIYAGVYYSTQRLLKARMYSDFLSKFNFWGWQLIIVAAAITLPLGYTSSKEYAELEWPIDIAIAVVWVAFGVNLIGTMIKRRQRHLYVAIWFYLATFVTVAVLHIFNSLELPVTALKSYSVYAGVQDALVQWWYGHNAVAFFLTTPFLGLMYYFVPKAANRPVYSYRLSIVHFWSLIFIYIWAGPHHLLYSALPDWAQNLGVAFSIMLLAPSWGGMINGLLTLRGAWDKVRTDPVLKFMVVAITGYGMATFEGPMLSLKNVNAIAHFSDWIIAHVHVGALAWNGFLTFGMIYWLVPKMTKKKLFSTPLANFHFWIGTLGIILYALPMYVAGFTQALMWKDFNPDGTLVYGNFLETVNEIMPMYWMRAIGGSLYIVGAIVMIYNVVRTIKAGSVIEDELAEAAALTRVSKRRTAGETFHTWLERKPIQLTILATIAILIGGIIQIVPTILVKSNIPTITSVKPYTPLELEGRDLYIREGCVSCHSQMVRPFRSEVERYGEYAKAGEFVYDHPFLWGSKRTGPDLLRVGGKYSDNWHLNHMYDPQSTSSGSIMPAYAWLVRNEHDRSDIQAKMEAMVSLGVPYTDEDIASAEASMDAQATQIEKNLYSDPDFAKTYEADKKYAAENGEDFIEMRDREIVSLIAYLQRLGTDIKVKETGELLSDNKN, encoded by the coding sequence ATGGAAGTACAGCAGTTTTATTACGATAACAAAATCGTGAAAAATTTCCTTTATGCAACCATGTTTTGGGGTATTGTGGGTATGTCCGTAGGCTTATTGTTAGCCTTTATGTTCATGTTCCCTAATTTAACCGACGGCATATCATGGTTAAGCTTTGGTCGTCTAAGGCCTTTACATACCAATGCCGTCATTTTTGCATTTGTAGGTAATGCGATTTATGCGGGTGTCTACTACTCTACCCAACGTTTGTTGAAAGCTCGTATGTATAGCGATTTTTTGAGCAAATTCAACTTTTGGGGCTGGCAGTTGATTATTGTAGCCGCCGCCATTACCTTACCCTTAGGGTATACCAGTTCTAAAGAATACGCTGAGCTAGAATGGCCAATAGATATAGCCATAGCCGTTGTTTGGGTCGCTTTTGGTGTTAACCTCATAGGTACCATGATCAAAAGAAGACAACGTCACCTTTATGTGGCTATTTGGTTCTATTTGGCTACGTTTGTTACTGTTGCGGTACTCCATATTTTCAATAGCTTAGAACTACCGGTTACGGCATTAAAAAGTTATTCTGTTTACGCAGGTGTGCAAGATGCATTGGTACAATGGTGGTATGGGCATAATGCGGTTGCTTTCTTTTTGACTACACCATTTTTGGGGCTTATGTATTATTTTGTACCTAAAGCGGCAAACAGACCTGTCTACTCCTATAGACTGTCTATTGTTCACTTCTGGTCGCTAATTTTTATCTATATATGGGCAGGTCCGCACCACCTATTATATTCTGCTTTGCCAGACTGGGCTCAGAACTTAGGTGTTGCCTTTTCTATCATGTTATTGGCTCCATCCTGGGGTGGTATGATCAACGGACTATTGACCTTACGTGGAGCATGGGACAAGGTACGTACTGATCCTGTTCTAAAATTTATGGTGGTCGCTATCACTGGTTATGGTATGGCAACTTTTGAAGGTCCCATGCTTTCACTTAAAAACGTAAATGCCATTGCCCATTTCAGTGATTGGATTATTGCCCACGTGCATGTAGGTGCGTTGGCATGGAACGGTTTCTTGACCTTTGGAATGATCTATTGGTTAGTACCAAAAATGACCAAGAAGAAATTATTCTCTACCCCATTGGCCAACTTCCACTTCTGGATCGGTACACTTGGTATTATACTGTATGCCTTACCAATGTACGTTGCCGGATTTACACAGGCCCTAATGTGGAAAGATTTTAATCCTGATGGTACTTTGGTCTACGGTAACTTTCTAGAAACCGTAAACGAAATCATGCCTATGTATTGGATGCGTGCCATTGGTGGTAGCCTTTATATTGTTGGTGCAATTGTAATGATATACAACGTAGTACGCACTATTAAAGCTGGTAGCGTTATTGAAGATGAACTAGCCGAAGCTGCTGCACTTACACGTGTATCTAAAAGAAGAACCGCTGGCGAAACCTTCCATACTTGGTTAGAGCGTAAGCCAATTCAATTGACCATTCTGGCTACTATTGCCATATTAATTGGAGGTATTATTCAAATTGTACCTACCATTTTGGTAAAGTCCAACATACCTACCATTACAAGTGTAAAACCATATACACCTTTAGAATTGGAAGGTCGTGACTTATACATTCGTGAAGGCTGTGTTAGCTGTCACTCTCAAATGGTACGTCCATTTAGAAGTGAAGTGGAACGCTATGGTGAGTATGCCAAAGCTGGGGAGTTTGTTTATGACCACCCGTTCCTTTGGGGTAGTAAACGTACAGGACCGGATCTATTAAGGGTTGGTGGCAAATACTCGGACAACTGGCACCTAAACCATATGTACGATCCACAAAGCACCTCATCTGGTTCTATAATGCCCGCATATGCTTGGCTGGTTAGAAATGAGCATGACAGAAGCGATATACAAGCAAAAATGGAAGCTATGGTCAGTTTAGGTGTTCCTTATACAGATGAAGACATTGCAAGTGCAGAAGCTTCAATGGATGCGCAAGCAACACAAATTGAAAAAAACCTGTACAGCGATCCTGATTTTGCAAAGACTTATGAAGCCGATAAAAAATATGCTGCAGAAAATGGAGAGGATTTTATAGAAATGAGAGATCGTGAAATTGTTTCCCTAATTGCTTACCTACAACGTTTGGGTACGGATATAAAAGTGAAGGAAACTGGAGAATTATTATCTGATAACAAAAACTAA
- a CDS encoding sulfite exporter TauE/SafE family protein — protein MLLSALILGLMGSLHCVGMCGPIAFMLPVDRTNNYKKFGQIFIYHFGRLLAYGIIGLVFGLLGKGLSIFGIQQKLSIAIGIIMILIVLIPYQTFNKYNLSKPIYKVISKVKNQLGKELKKKSPDTFLTIGFLNGFLPCGLVYMALFGSIAMGDALQGSLYMMLFGVGTLPLMTAAIYFSNLLKGGIRQKVQKAIPVFVIIIGALFILRGLGLGIPYVSPAPVTQLVSSAIECHN, from the coding sequence ATGTTATTATCTGCCCTTATACTAGGTCTTATGGGAAGTTTGCACTGCGTAGGTATGTGTGGACCCATTGCCTTTATGCTTCCTGTAGATAGAACAAATAATTATAAAAAATTCGGACAAATATTTATCTATCATTTTGGTCGTCTATTGGCTTACGGCATCATAGGTCTTGTATTTGGACTATTAGGTAAAGGGCTTTCCATCTTTGGTATACAACAGAAACTTTCTATTGCTATTGGTATTATAATGATCCTGATCGTTTTGATTCCGTATCAAACTTTCAACAAGTACAACTTGTCCAAACCTATTTACAAAGTCATATCAAAAGTTAAAAATCAATTGGGCAAAGAGCTTAAAAAGAAATCGCCCGATACATTTTTAACCATTGGTTTTCTAAATGGTTTTTTACCATGTGGTCTAGTATATATGGCTCTTTTTGGTTCTATTGCCATGGGTGATGCTTTGCAGGGCAGTTTATATATGATGCTTTTTGGCGTTGGTACTTTACCGCTAATGACGGCTGCCATTTATTTTAGCAACTTATTAAAAGGAGGCATTAGACAAAAAGTGCAAAAAGCCATTCCCGTATTTGTAATTATTATTGGTGCGCTTTTTATTCTTAGAGGTCTTGGCTTGGGTATTCCTTATGTATCCCCTGCTCCAGTTACCCAATTGGTATCTAGTGCTATAGAATGTCATAACTAA
- a CDS encoding cytochrome c oxidase subunit IV gives MFKFVKGYMETIDGVATYPMISLLIFFVFFTLLFWWVITASKSYIKEVSELPLEEDNQLNNEI, from the coding sequence ATGTTCAAATTTGTAAAAGGTTACATGGAAACTATTGATGGTGTAGCTACCTACCCCATGATATCATTACTGATCTTCTTTGTGTTCTTCACATTGTTATTCTGGTGGGTCATAACCGCATCAAAATCATACATAAAAGAAGTTAGCGAATTGCCTTTAGAAGAAGATAACCAACTAAATAACGAAATATGA
- the ccoG gene encoding cytochrome c oxidase accessory protein CcoG has protein sequence MSQDQDHFRDSIGTIKEDGKRAWVFPKKPSGKLYKYRKYVSYVLLTFLIASPFIKINGNQFLMFNVLERRFNIFGFPFYPQDFHLFVISMIIGVVFIALFTVAFGRIFCGWMCPQTIFMEMVFRRIEYWIDGDRGAQMRLDRQEWNAEKIRKRVLKWFIFFIISFIIANVFLAYLIGSDRLIQYITDGPAQHISTMVSLLIFTAVFYFVFAWFREQVCIIACPYGRMQGVLLDNKSIVVAYDHKRGEAENGRKKWRKNEDRTALGHGDCIDCFQCVNVCPTGIDIRNGTQLECVNCTACIDECDTIMEKVNLPKGLIRYASEDEITKKEKFKFTPRLKGYTAVLVILTGVLIGMMFLRNDLEANILRLPGQLYEHKEGNIISNVYTYKLLNKTTKAVENVHFELISPKGEIKLVRHENFDVEPEALAEGTLFIEINASALSGDKNNLKIGVYSNDKLIETTTARFLAPRSYK, from the coding sequence ATGTCACAAGATCAAGATCACTTCAGGGATTCTATAGGAACCATAAAGGAAGATGGAAAACGGGCTTGGGTATTTCCAAAAAAACCCAGTGGCAAACTGTATAAGTATAGAAAGTATGTAAGCTACGTTTTACTTACCTTTTTGATCGCGTCTCCTTTTATCAAAATAAACGGCAACCAATTTTTAATGTTCAATGTGCTGGAAAGACGATTCAACATCTTTGGATTTCCGTTTTATCCGCAAGACTTTCACCTTTTTGTTATCTCCATGATTATTGGTGTAGTTTTCATAGCTCTATTTACCGTTGCTTTTGGACGCATATTCTGCGGATGGATGTGCCCACAGACCATATTCATGGAAATGGTTTTCCGTAGAATTGAATATTGGATAGATGGTGATCGTGGTGCTCAAATGCGATTAGACCGACAAGAATGGAATGCCGAGAAAATTCGTAAACGCGTTTTAAAATGGTTCATCTTTTTTATTATATCGTTCATTATAGCCAATGTATTTCTTGCTTACCTAATAGGTAGTGATCGCTTGATTCAATACATTACCGACGGACCTGCACAGCACATTAGTACCATGGTATCATTATTGATTTTCACCGCGGTATTCTATTTTGTATTCGCATGGTTTAGAGAACAGGTTTGTATCATTGCCTGTCCATACGGTCGTATGCAAGGAGTTTTATTAGATAATAAATCTATTGTCGTTGCCTATGACCATAAACGTGGTGAAGCTGAAAACGGTAGAAAAAAATGGCGTAAAAATGAAGATAGAACAGCTTTGGGCCATGGGGATTGTATTGACTGTTTTCAATGTGTAAACGTTTGCCCAACTGGTATAGATATTAGAAACGGAACACAACTAGAGTGTGTTAACTGTACTGCTTGTATAGATGAGTGCGATACGATCATGGAAAAGGTAAACCTGCCCAAGGGATTAATACGTTATGCCAGTGAAGATGAGATTACCAAAAAGGAAAAGTTCAAATTTACGCCTCGCTTAAAAGGATATACCGCTGTTTTGGTGATTTTAACAGGTGTTCTTATTGGTATGATGTTTTTAAGAAATGACCTTGAAGCAAATATTCTAAGGTTACCTGGGCAGCTATATGAACATAAGGAAGGAAACATCATTAGCAATGTTTACACCTATAAATTGTTGAACAAAACCACAAAGGCGGTTGAAAATGTTCATTTTGAACTCATCTCTCCCAAAGGAGAAATTAAACTGGTTAGACATGAGAATTTTGATGTTGAACCAGAAGCCCTTGCTGAAGGTACTTTGTTCATAGAAATTAATGCATCTGCGCTTAGCGGCGATAAGAACAACCTTAAAATTGGGGTATATAGTAACGATAAGTTAATTGAGACTACTACGGCTCGTTTTTTAGCACCACGTAGTTATAAGTAA
- a CDS encoding cbb3-type cytochrome c oxidase N-terminal domain-containing protein — protein MKNTTAWWLRITVAFFLVIVLLEIYIDSGDKPAFIAYPTLMFGFMTLILLLLIAIAFIVQAIENVLYNTLDDEAKVRYLAEKEKKWEWTWGKKMYAKMLGSKPIESEEEIILDHNYDGIRELDNNLPPWWVYLFYASIVFGVVYLARFHVFNDYDQDLEYEQEVAAAQLEIEAYKKTAKDLVDASTVELLTDAADLNAGKGIFESNCVACHMADGGGGIGPNLTDNHWILGGGIKNVFNTISEGGRDGKGMIAWKQNLKPAEIAQVASYVLSFQGTTPANPKAPEGDIWEDPNAPVENSTEEVVAPEVAIDSAAVTMN, from the coding sequence ATGAAAAATACTACAGCTTGGTGGTTGAGAATAACCGTGGCCTTTTTCTTGGTCATCGTACTTTTGGAAATTTATATTGATAGTGGCGATAAGCCGGCTTTTATAGCCTACCCTACTTTAATGTTCGGTTTTATGACACTTATCTTATTGCTATTAATTGCGATTGCCTTCATTGTTCAAGCTATTGAAAATGTGCTTTATAATACTTTAGATGATGAAGCTAAAGTAAGATACTTGGCAGAGAAGGAAAAAAAGTGGGAATGGACCTGGGGTAAAAAAATGTATGCCAAAATGTTGGGCAGCAAGCCAATAGAGTCAGAAGAAGAAATTATTCTTGACCATAACTATGATGGTATTCGTGAATTAGATAACAATTTACCCCCTTGGTGGGTATATCTTTTCTACGCCTCTATTGTTTTTGGGGTAGTTTACTTGGCTCGCTTTCATGTCTTTAACGATTATGACCAAGACCTTGAATACGAGCAAGAAGTGGCTGCCGCCCAATTAGAAATTGAAGCGTACAAAAAAACCGCTAAAGATCTTGTTGATGCCAGTACTGTTGAACTATTGACCGATGCGGCAGACCTAAATGCAGGTAAAGGCATCTTTGAAAGTAACTGTGTTGCGTGTCATATGGCTGATGGTGGCGGTGGTATTGGTCCAAATTTAACCGACAACCATTGGATTCTTGGCGGTGGCATTAAAAATGTGTTCAATACCATATCTGAAGGTGGTCGTGATGGTAAGGGTATGATCGCTTGGAAACAAAACCTGAAACCTGCTGAAATTGCGCAAGTAGCTAGTTATGTATTAAGTTTTCAAGGTACCACACCGGCAAACCCCAAGGCACCCGAAGGTGATATTTGGGAAGACCCTAACGCCCCCGTTGAAAATAGTACAGAAGAAGTTGTTGCTCCAGAAGTTGCAATCGACTCGGCTGCGGTAACTATGAACTAA
- the ccoS gene encoding cbb3-type cytochrome oxidase assembly protein CcoS — MSVIYVLLAISLVVAIIFFAAFIVSVKKGQYDDAYTPSVRMLFEDELVKPKKVKSEVNK, encoded by the coding sequence ATGAGTGTAATCTATGTTTTATTGGCAATTAGCCTAGTGGTCGCAATTATCTTTTTTGCCGCCTTTATCGTATCGGTCAAAAAAGGACAATATGACGATGCTTACACACCTTCTGTAAGAATGCTTTTTGAGGATGAATTGGTAAAGCCAAAGAAAGTGAAGAGTGAAGTAAATAAATGA
- a CDS encoding vanadium-dependent haloperoxidase, translated as MNCKLLLSVAFIVISATINFAQEKPEEPKGVDNIAYKWGKMALDATASDTEKFKPRPTITSRYLGLIFTSIFDAWSRYDENAIPVYLTNIDRRPLTEQTLKNKEIAISYAAFGAMKEYYYSDTKMFREFMVQLGLDPDNTSTDPTTPEGIGNLSAKAVIDARKNDGSNQYGEVEGSNGEAYFDYTHYSPVNTADESTDINRWQPKYFSDGNGGQYAPGCLTPYWQKVKPITMSSADQFRPGPPPMVGSEQLKEEVKEVVDLQANLSDEDKALVEFMRDGPQSVQQAGHWLKFAQDVSRRDNHTLDQDVKMYFLTEITAMDAFIASWDSKMFYDYARPYALVHEYYKDKKIKAWGGPGKGIIEMNGQEWRPYSPDIFLCPPFPSYTSGHSTISGGCAEVLRLFTGNDYFGESVEKIPGSLTEIDTAHYGKPVTITFPTFTEAANMAGISRVMGGYHIQADNVAGLKLGRDVAQQAWKFYNEHLGN; from the coding sequence ATGAATTGTAAGTTACTCTTATCGGTAGCATTTATCGTGATATCCGCTACCATCAATTTCGCACAAGAAAAACCTGAAGAACCAAAGGGTGTTGACAATATAGCCTATAAATGGGGAAAAATGGCTTTGGATGCCACCGCATCGGACACAGAGAAATTTAAACCCAGGCCTACCATTACATCTCGCTACTTGGGTTTGATCTTTACTTCTATCTTTGATGCCTGGTCTAGATATGATGAAAATGCCATTCCTGTTTACTTGACCAATATTGATAGAAGGCCTTTAACCGAACAGACCCTTAAAAACAAAGAAATAGCAATAAGCTACGCTGCTTTTGGTGCTATGAAAGAATACTACTATTCCGATACCAAAATGTTCAGAGAATTCATGGTTCAATTAGGTTTAGATCCTGACAATACCTCTACAGACCCAACAACGCCTGAGGGTATTGGTAATTTATCTGCCAAAGCTGTAATAGATGCAAGAAAAAATGATGGCAGCAACCAATATGGTGAAGTGGAAGGCTCTAACGGAGAAGCTTATTTTGACTATACCCATTATAGCCCAGTAAATACCGCAGATGAAAGTACCGATATCAACCGTTGGCAACCAAAATATTTCTCCGATGGTAACGGTGGTCAATATGCCCCAGGATGCCTTACACCATATTGGCAAAAGGTTAAACCAATCACTATGTCATCTGCTGATCAATTTAGACCGGGACCACCACCAATGGTTGGTTCAGAGCAATTAAAAGAAGAAGTAAAAGAAGTGGTCGACTTACAAGCCAACCTTTCTGATGAGGACAAAGCTCTGGTGGAATTTATGCGAGACGGTCCCCAATCTGTGCAACAGGCAGGACACTGGCTTAAATTTGCACAAGACGTTTCTCGTCGCGACAATCATACATTAGACCAAGATGTAAAAATGTATTTCTTAACGGAAATTACGGCGATGGATGCTTTTATTGCTTCTTGGGATTCAAAAATGTTCTATGATTACGCAAGACCTTATGCCCTAGTACATGAGTACTATAAGGATAAAAAAATAAAAGCTTGGGGCGGACCAGGTAAAGGAATAATTGAAATGAACGGACAGGAATGGAGGCCTTATTCCCCAGATATTTTTCTTTGTCCACCATTTCCAAGTTATACTTCCGGTCATAGCACCATTAGCGGTGGTTGCGCAGAAGTGTTACGTTTATTTACCGGTAACGATTACTTTGGAGAGTCTGTGGAAAAAATTCCCGGTAGCTTAACCGAAATAGATACGGCGCATTATGGAAAACCCGTGACCATTACCTTTCCTACATTTACCGAGGCTGCAAATATGGCGGGCATATCTAGGGTAATGGGCGGTTATCATATACAAGCGGATAATGTTGCAGGGTTAAAATTAGGGAGAGATGTTGCACAGCAAGCTTGGAAATTTTACAATGAGCACTTAGGAAACTAA